The following proteins are encoded in a genomic region of Ornithodoros turicata isolate Travis chromosome 6, ASM3712646v1, whole genome shotgun sequence:
- the LOC135398960 gene encoding ubiquitin-conjugating enzyme E2 N, with product MAALPRRIIKETQRLMAEPVPGISAIPDESNARYFHVVVAGPEGSPFEGGVFKLELFLPEEYPMSAPKVRFMTKIYHPNIDKLGRICLDILKDKWSPALQIRTVLLSIQALLSAPNPDDPLANDVAEQWKVNEAEAIRTAREWTRLYAMNA from the exons ATGGCCGCATTACCGAGGAGAATTATTAAG GAAACTCAGCGTCTGATGGCCGAACCCGTACCGGGGATTAGTGCAATACCAGATGAGAGCAATGCTAGGTATTTTCACGTCGTCGTTGCAGGACCTGAAGGG TCTCCATTTGAAGGCGGTGTTTTCAAGCTAGAGCTTTTTCTCCCTGAAGAATATCCAATGTCTGCTCCCAAGGTACGGTTCATGACAAAAATATACCATCCAAATATTGACAAGCTAGGACGTATCTGTTTGGATATCTTGAAAG ACAAGTGGAGTCCGGCACTGCAAATCCGAACGGTGCTCCTCTCAATTCAGGCTCTGCTCAGTGCTCCAAATCCCGACGACCCTTTAGCAAATGACGTAGCTGAGCAGTGGAAGGTGAACGAAGCAGAAGCCATCAGGACAG CACGAGAATGGACTAGACTATATGCCATGAATGCCTGA
- the LOC135398959 gene encoding ubiquitin-conjugating enzyme E2 W-like isoform X2, which translates to MASMQKRLQKELMSMQKEPPPGVSINANNIGANLTQWVVDMEGATGTLYEGEKFQLLFKFSPKYPFDSPEVTFIGSNIPIHPHVYSNGHICLSILTDDWSPALSVQSVCLSIVSMLSSCKEKKRPPDNSLYVKTCSKNPKKTKWWYHDDSV; encoded by the exons AAACGTTTGCAGAAGGAATTGATGTCAATGCAAAAGGAACCCCCGCCGGGAGTCAGTATAAATGCCAACAACATTGGAGCTAATTTAACGCA ATGGGTAGTCGACATGGAAGGAGCCACGGGTACCCTCTACGAAGGCGAAAAGTTTCAGCTGTTATTTAAGTTCAGCCCAAAGTACCCTTTCGATTCACCCGAG GTGACTTTTATAGGAAGCAACATCCCAATCCATCCCCACGTGTACAGCAACGGCCACATCTGTCTCTCGATCCTGACGGACGACTGGTCTCCGGCACTCAGTGTGCAGTCCGTGTGTCTCAGTATTGTCTCTATGCTGTCCAGCTGCAAGGAAAAG AAGAGGCCTCCAGACAACTCCCTCTACGTGAAGACGTGCAGTAAAAACCCAAAAAAGACAAAGTGGTGGTATCATG ATGACTCTGTCTGA
- the LOC135398959 gene encoding ubiquitin-conjugating enzyme E2 W-like isoform X1, protein MEPTSATTSVGALNTKRLQKELMSMQKEPPPGVSINANNIGANLTQWVVDMEGATGTLYEGEKFQLLFKFSPKYPFDSPEVTFIGSNIPIHPHVYSNGHICLSILTDDWSPALSVQSVCLSIVSMLSSCKEKKRPPDNSLYVKTCSKNPKKTKWWYHDDSV, encoded by the exons ATGGAACCCACCTCTGCTACAACGAGCGTGGGAGCGCTCAACACA AAACGTTTGCAGAAGGAATTGATGTCAATGCAAAAGGAACCCCCGCCGGGAGTCAGTATAAATGCCAACAACATTGGAGCTAATTTAACGCA ATGGGTAGTCGACATGGAAGGAGCCACGGGTACCCTCTACGAAGGCGAAAAGTTTCAGCTGTTATTTAAGTTCAGCCCAAAGTACCCTTTCGATTCACCCGAG GTGACTTTTATAGGAAGCAACATCCCAATCCATCCCCACGTGTACAGCAACGGCCACATCTGTCTCTCGATCCTGACGGACGACTGGTCTCCGGCACTCAGTGTGCAGTCCGTGTGTCTCAGTATTGTCTCTATGCTGTCCAGCTGCAAGGAAAAG AAGAGGCCTCCAGACAACTCCCTCTACGTGAAGACGTGCAGTAAAAACCCAAAAAAGACAAAGTGGTGGTATCATG ATGACTCTGTCTGA